The genomic interval gaTTTCAATAAAATCGAACAACTAAGTTTTGGATTTGTACAAATACgtttattgtaaaaaaaaataaattcttaaaattccattttaaaatttaatgtaaaaaaacacagaaataaaattatggtttttatgaaaatttcATAAAATGAAAGGTACTATTTACAAAATTGGAaatccaaattaaaaaaaaaaatctataatctacatttatatagaattaatatttcataaaattaaaatcaattttttattctttgaacacaaattttgattttataaaatttaatcctAGCGGAAAGGAAAGGATTGAAAGAGGGAAGGGTAATGCTATGTTTACTctagagtgtggatgaggaaaggaaaggaatcaatgatagaaagttatttttggaggaagagaaaagaaagggtgaagaaatcttttcctttgcatacttgtttaccttgatagaggaagatgaatacttatgatgtaattttgtaaataaaaaagggtgcatgcgtcatttttttgatacatagtgtaattttgtgagttaaaaaggttacatgtgtcattttttttggtatatggggtaattttgtgaatgcaaaaggggtgcatgcgtcatttttttttctatccgctgctttccgtccgattttgaggtgatcgattttggctccaaaattatccgctgatggattgcgttacttttccttcgaaaaattttaatgaagtaaacgacggaaacttttctaccgtggaaacttttccttaattttactttcCACTCTTCCAAGTAAACAGAGCCTAAGTATTTTCAATAAGAAGGGCGACTTAGGTCTCCCTGGCAACTTCCTCCATGAGAGAACGGAGGAAGTGAGCGGTCGAGATAAGAAAATGGCAGacgaggaagggagagaggtggATGTGGTAGACGTCGTATCGCTTCTCTCCACCGACGGGAGGAACTTCCTCATCCGGAATAATGGCGACAAGGTTTGTCCCTTTTCACTACGCACTCTGATATGTTGTAGTTTATGAGGATAGGTTCACTACGCACTAAGCAAAGCCTTGGTTTTGGGGATTTTGTTTCGTTCAAGAGATATGTTTCGATGGGTTGATCTGATTGTTTGTTAACGATTTGACTAAGATGAACAGAGGAATGGATTTTGGTTGAGGATAAGTACTCTTTCGGCGTGAAAATTTTGGCCTATGCTGGAAATGCTATTTGATCCTTGATGAGAGATTTTACAGTagtttgtgggagttattggatgaGAAGGGACGATACAATTGGAGGAACACTTTGGTTAcatttcgtcttcttcttcttcttccgcttTTTTTTACCTTGAATTATTTAAAAGTGGAGGTAGTTGAGCATTCTTCGTTGCACTTAGAATTTCCTTTTTAGCTGAGTTGTACTCTGTTTCTCCTTTTGTCAAAATTTTTTAGCTTGAGCCTACTCCTCTGAATTATGTCCTGTGTAATTCCAAGCACTATGATTGACTGTCAATCCAGCCCATCCAATATTTAAAGAATAAAGGAAAGCTTAAAATTCCAAATTAATTGGATATGCAGTTGCTCCCCTTGtccattttttataaatataatatgGGTGTCTAGACTTCACCCAACTAATTATAGGTAAACGGCCTTACCCTTGGTTCCTCTCCATTATTGACTGTATTAGTGGATTACATACTAATCATCACAAACTCATTGCAGGGGTTTTTCATCATGCTAGAGATCCTACTATTTATTTTGCTTATTGTACTTGTGCTAAGTTAAGATTCAAGTTTATGCGAAAGTATGTAAACATCCTGAAGCACACTCAACTTGTGGGAAAAAATCACAAATCATCACAAATTATTCAATCCAAACTTTAATGAGTAATTTATCTACATGGAATGCACAAATCTTTTATTGACAACTTAGTAACAACTCGGGTGGTGACTTATTACTAAAGTTATATGCATAAGCTTTGAACGCAGGACACACAACTTGAGTGTTCTGTTTCGTGCAAATATTTTCTTTATTGTCGAATTATATCAGAATATCCTTTTGATTCTTTTTCTACTTTATCTGCACTTTATAGCCAATGTCCTCTTGCATGTTAACATGAGTGAGCTTATGAACAGTTTGGAAAATCATGCGACTAATCAGTTATCTACTTGTTTAGGTGGCTATTGGTAGTCTTGAAGGGAAAATGATTGCTTTTTACTTCTCAGTCTCATGCCTTCCACATTGCCAACTCTTCAATCTTAGGCTGATTGAAGTGTATAATGAGCTTTCTTCCCAGGATAATggctttgaaattatttttgtatCTGATGATCGTGATGAGGACTCCTTTAATGATTACTTCTCAAAAATGCCATGGTTTGCAATCCCATTTTCTGACAGTTGGATGAGGAGAAAACTCGAAAAAAAATTCTCGGCCATGGGTGTTCCCACCCTTGTCATCCTTGATGTCAATGGGAAGGTTCTTAATAGAGAAGGTGTAAAAGCTGTAAAAGGATATGGTGCAGAGGGTTATCCATTTACTGTCGAAAAGATTAGTAAATTGAGAGAGGAAGCGGAGAATGCTAAGAAGGTTCAAACTCTTCGAAGTGTCTTGGTCTCATCTTACCGTGACTACTTGATTGCAAACGATAGATCTAAGGTGATGCAAATGTTCCAGTAATTTTTTGAGATGTTAATGTTTCTGTTGACTAACACACTAAATGCCTCAACATATACTAAATGCTTAATTACTTACGTCTATAATTATTGTGTACTGATATATGCTGATTTTGATGCAGGTTTCTGTTTCAAATCTCGAAGGAAAAATAGTAGCTTTGTACTTCACATACAATGATGATTCTAGCCGTGAGTTCACTGCAGAACTTGCACAAATATATAGGAAGCTCAAGGAAATTGGAGAGAGCTTTGAGGTTGTGCTAGTGTCCTGGGATGACGAGGAATCCTGTTATGATGAAGCCATAGAAAGCATGCCCTGGCTCGCATTTCCTTTCAATGACAAAAGCTGTGATAAGCTTTTTTGCTATTTTGATCTCAATGAATTTGTGTGGCCTAATATCATCTTGATTGGATCGGATGGGAAAACTATGAATATTGATTTAATTGAACTTATTGATGAGTATGGATTTGAGGCATGGGAAGCATACCCGTTTTCTCAGGAGAAGTTGCATGAGTTGTCAAAGAAAGCAAAGGCCAAACTTGAGTCACAGACACTCGAGTCACTTCTTGTTTCGGGGGATCTGGACTATGTCATTGGAAAAAAAGGATTGAAGGTAATGAATTTTTTGCTTAACATGTAAACAGCTTCCACATTTTCCTAACTGAACTTTTCTTATTTTTTGCTGGAGTACATTTTTTTCCTTATAATCTGGTAACTGAGCGTGCGTGGTAATATCCTTCCTTTAGGTTCCAATAAAAGAGCTAGTTGGAAAGACCATCCTCCTGTACTTCTCAGCACGTTGGCATCCTCGCTGCCGTGattacctccctaaactgatcgaAGAGTATCACGAGATCAAGAATGTGGATACTGATTTTGAGATTATCTTCATCTCCAGCGATCATGATCAGGATTCATTTGAGAAATTCTTCTTACGCATGCCATGGTTGGCACTACCTTTTGGTGATGAGAGAAAGAAATATTTGAACCGTATATTCAAATTCCATCCCCGCGGACAATCTTTTGTAGGTCTTACCATGGTTGTTATAGGTCCTACAGGACGAACGGTTACCAAAGAAGCCAGGGAGTTGTTGATGATACATGGAACTGATGCTTATCCATTCACTGAGGAGAAGATCAAAGAGTTGGAGCATCCAATTGAAGAAATGGCAAAGGGGTGGCCTGAGAAGATAAAGCTTGACCTCCATGATGAGCATGAGCTTGTCCTTACCCGTTGCTTCACTTATGACTGTAATGGTTGTAGAGAGATGGGACATAGTTGGACTTACCGTTGCGTAGAGTGTGATTTCGACCTGCACCCAAAATGTGCACTGAACAGAAAGAAGGAAAATGGCGAAGCACATGGGGAAATGACCGAGGAAGAATATGTGTGTGATGGTGAGGTCTGCCTTTTCAAAAGAAGAGAGTAACCTTATTTGACTTGTTCATATAAAATAAGTTGCCAGCTTTGAGCTCATTAAGCCTTTAATAGTCGACTATATCCTCAAAGTCTATGTCACTGTATCaattattagaaaatattttataataattatataataatcttttctattttttatttctatttatcttaatttcaaattttataaaAAGAGGATTATGTACTTAAATTGGCGTGTATAGATTGCATAatgttgatcaaataaatcagagTTCACTGTAGCCATATGTTCAAACTCTAATGATAATTCTAAACCCtagtttccttttttttttttttccttccattGTTAATCGACACCACTTAAATCATAGGTATATAGAAGTCATATttcatccaacaaagtcaatcaCAACAATCAACAAGGTATATTTCAAAGGATTATAACCAATATAACAGATTATAACCAACAAGGTAGCAACACTGTCAACTTTCTCATGCTTTATTAATGATGAGCTCAAATCATACTGTCAATAATAAAAATACTTATCCCATGATTTATTAATGATGAGCTCAAATCATACTCTTAGCAATAAAAATACATACTTACGTGGATGATTCGCTAACAATTTGTCTCTGgatcaacacggaagaggtaaatcacggatggttAATAGCCATTGGTGCAATGACTAAATTATGAGGGAAGACATGCTCGGACCGCTGAGTTTCAACACCATGACTTAATGTGGTAACACCTCATGTTAGGATGCTGGGTTTATGAGCCGCTCATCGCAAatacttcccgatttatcttagcatctgataaaaaattttcataggaCTAGATCGATCATCTCAAGTTGAACATTATCTAACTTAATTGTTTTTTCTTATTCTACCATTTTCACTAAAAACAATTCTTATACATATTAATAGTATTAATTTATCAACTGATATACAATTCATCATTGTAGCACGAGCATTATTTCTTTTCGTCTCCTTGGACGGTATGATGATTAAAATATAAGGTATTATTATATGAAGTCTTGGGATCAAAATTTGATACGTCTTAGTATATCTTTCCCCATGTCTTGAGCACCTGCACTAATGACTAGCAGTTATCCGTAATTTATCTCTTCTGTATTAGCCTAGGAACAAATTGATAGGGACACTAGGGATGAGTAAATTGCCTTTTGTCATACCAGCATTACTTTTTCAATCTCACTCGCCTTTGTATTTTTTGGATAAGTTTGTTTTAATTGTTATTTATCTCATTAATTGGTTATAATCTCCACTGCTCTCTAATAAAGCCCCTTTTGAAATTCTAGACAATCTCCAACTCTCCCTTGATCATTTAAAGGTTTTTAGTTATTTATGTTATGCAATTATTGTACACCCAATTCATAAATTTGAATCTTTTACCAAATGATGCATCTTTGTTGGATATTCGACTAGACAAAAAGAATACAAGTTATATGACATGAAAACTGAGAAAATTTTGTCAGTTGTGATATAAAATTCCA from Zingiber officinale cultivar Zhangliang chromosome 6B, Zo_v1.1, whole genome shotgun sequence carries:
- the LOC121989709 gene encoding probable nucleoredoxin 1-2; translation: MADEEGREVDVVDVVSLLSTDGRNFLIRNNGDKVAIGSLEGKMIAFYFSVSCLPHCQLFNLRLIEVYNELSSQDNGFEIIFVSDDRDEDSFNDYFSKMPWFAIPFSDSWMRRKLEKKFSAMGVPTLVILDVNGKVLNREGVKAVKGYGAEGYPFTVEKISKLREEAENAKKVQTLRSVLVSSYRDYLIANDRSKVSVSNLEGKIVALYFTYNDDSSREFTAELAQIYRKLKEIGESFEVVLVSWDDEESCYDEAIESMPWLAFPFNDKSCDKLFCYFDLNEFVWPNIILIGSDGKTMNIDLIELIDEYGFEAWEAYPFSQEKLHELSKKAKAKLESQTLESLLVSGDLDYVIGKKGLKVPIKELVGKTILLYFSARWHPRCRDYLPKLIEEYHEIKNVDTDFEIIFISSDHDQDSFEKFFLRMPWLALPFGDERKKYLNRIFKFHPRGQSFVGLTMVVIGPTGRTVTKEARELLMIHGTDAYPFTEEKIKELEHPIEEMAKGWPEKIKLDLHDEHELVLTRCFTYDCNGCREMGHSWTYRCVECDFDLHPKCALNRKKENGEAHGEMTEEEYVCDGEVCLFKRRE